A stretch of the Lolium perenne isolate Kyuss_39 chromosome 3, Kyuss_2.0, whole genome shotgun sequence genome encodes the following:
- the LOC127340264 gene encoding uncharacterized protein, which produces MGLCLGKTSPCPRPDVTPKIAGGCLCPRDPSTWSWADLPPEITGLVFSRLPSHDDRLSLAAVCHDWRLATQHQRAMLPPALPYINLGNGVCHGLADGKARRFATFRGSYTASASFGSWLLYEQRGGSGRCFLRAPNSPAIKVPCLYAQRALLSATSSIADTVDMGATSSIADTLDMGTDVKMVVCSSRLVVAIFRRHTFGDILPSSGVFKCSNIACFRPARARAWQLRPATWSPVSSYDNHRRTSYLYIDIAFFQGKIFALTTLEELFCYDFFANDRENQQRIGDRLIKHATEQRPPRSDSSYLVVSSDKQKLLMVRWNGIFTTDHQPAMDLRVFEADFDEGQWSEVNDLAGQALFLSRNCSKAFQAGSLEHCDLGFRGGNCVFVLGNEWAQSWRRPDVCGDQTSRYLVYDMVSGETSSVTLDGAPCIERFRSGWFFPDE; this is translated from the coding sequence ATGGGCCTGTGTCTCGGCAAGACTTCGCCCTGCCCGCGGCCGGACGTCACGCCCAAGATCGCCGGCGGCTGCCTCTGTCCCAGAGATCCCTCTACTTGGTCCTGGGCAGACCTCCCGCCGGAGATCACCGGCCTCGTCTTCTCCCGCCTCCCGTCACATGACGACCGCCTCAGCTTGGCCGCCGTCTGCCACGACTGGCGCCTCGCCACGCAACACCAGCGTGCCATGCTGCCGCCGGCGCTGCCTTATATCAACCTCggcaacggcgtctgccacggccTTGCCGATGGCAAGGCGCGCCGCTTTGCGACGTTCAGGGGCAGCTACACCGCCAGCGCCTCATTCGGCAGCTGGCTACTCTACGAACAGCGCGGGGGTTCCGGCCGATGCTTCCTCCGCGCTCCTAACTCCCCAGCCATCAAGGTTCCATGTCTCTACGCCCAGCGCGCATTACTAAGCGCGACCTCCTCCATTGCAGACACCGTGGACATGGGGGCGACCTCCTCCATTGCAGACACCCTGGACATGGGGACTGATGTGAAGATGGTCGTGTGCTCGTCCCGTCTCGTCGTCGCGATTTTCCGCCGCCATACATTCGGCGACATACTGCCTAGCTCTGGAGTCTTTAAATGCTCTAACATTGCTTGTTTCCGGCCGGCCCGGGCCCGGGCCTGGCagctgcgtccggctacatggtcACCTGTCTCGTCTTATGATAATCACCGCCGCACAAGCTATCTCTACATCGACATAGCCTTCTTCCAGGGGAAGATATTCGCTCTCACCACCTTGGAGGAGCTCTTCTGCTATGACTTTTTCGCCAATGACAGAGAGAACCAGCAGCGCATTGGTGATCGTCTCATCAAGCATGCAACAGAGCAGCGACCACCTCGGTCTGACAGCTCCTACCTGGTCGTTTCATCCGACAAGCAAAAGTTACTGATGGTGCGGTGGAACGGGATCTTCACTACTGATCATCAGCCGGCAATGGATCTGCGAGTGTTTGAGGCAGATTTTGATGAGGGCCAGTGGTCCGAAGTGAATGACTTGGCCGGCCAGGCCCTTTTCCTCAGCAGGAATTGCTCTAAGGCATTTCAAGCGGGCTCGTTGGAGCATTGTGACCTCGGCTTCCGAGGCGGAAACTGTGTGTTTGTTCTAGGCAACGAGTGGGCACAGTCATGGAGGCGCCCTGATGTCTGTGGTGATCAGACTTCCAGATATTTGGTGTATGACATGGTGAGCGGCGAAACTAGTTCAGTTACACTCGACGGAGCTCCCTGCATAGAACGTTTCAGGTCCGGATGGTTCTTCCCCGACGAGTGA